In Oncorhynchus nerka isolate Pitt River linkage group LG26, Oner_Uvic_2.0, whole genome shotgun sequence, one DNA window encodes the following:
- the LOC135564955 gene encoding ESX-1 secretion-associated protein EspB-like, whose protein sequence is MSHISVNDHLEGILSDFEALKRSFDVDDVDELPPFSPSSPVPSPLSSTSLLNKTNEGRGFPTSNHGSPAFRSRISLGTNPSPAQSPVFKSRMVSSLSFNRAMNRPAISNNGGSSGGITRASSFQNRFNPKGFSSSLSGPGSDNDSLHSSSSSLEYSIQGGGGEGGGGGGVTPGKPGSLSYSTSPQMEQRPGQQRGVGLGMGKKFSSHGSVFHSELEGPMGLGAPEPRGVSHGSMPSLDLQIGEGGGGVMGVRGLEVEG, encoded by the coding sequence cTTTAAAAAGATCCTTCGACGTCGACGATGTGGACGagcttcctcccttctccccctcctcccccgttccctcccccctctcctccacctccctcctcaacaAGACCAACGAGGGTCGAGGGTTCCCCACCTCCAACCACGGCTCCCCTGCCTTCCGCTCCCGGATCAGCCTTGGTACCAACCCCAGCCCTGCCCAGAGCCCTGTGTTCAAGTCCCGCATGGTCTCCAGTCTCTCCTTCAACAGAGCCATGAACAGACCCGCCATCAGCAACAATGGAGGGAGCTCCGGAGGCATCACCAGGGCCTCTTCCTTCCAGAACAGGTTCAACCCTAAgggtttctcctcctctctctctggcccaggcAGTGATAATGATAGTCTCCATAGCTCCTCTTCTAGTCTGGAGTATTCCAtccagggaggtggaggagaaggaggaggaggaggaggggtaacTCCGGGCAAGCCAGGGTCTCTGTCCTACTCCACTAGCCCACAGATGGAGCAGCGTCCTGGGCAGCAGCGTGGCGTGGGCCTGGGGATGGGGAAGAAGTTCTCTTCCCATGGGAGTGTGTTTCACTCTGAGCTAGAGGGGCCTATGGGGCTGGGAGCTCCAGAGCCCAGGGGGGTCAGCCACGGATCCATGCCCAGTCTGGACCTCCAGATCGGGGAAGGAGGAGGCGGGGTGATGGGGGTGCGGGGGCtggaggtggaggggtga